A genomic window from Acidimicrobiales bacterium includes:
- a CDS encoding phosphopantetheine-binding protein produces the protein MTSSGSDERDTTTTSSAVEVSAPWLRSVWAGATGDDPGPLEPADELAALGLWGVDRVVVVGAVETALGIELPADLVAELRSVGDLLHYAGTLRDHQASPPPPVEVARER, from the coding sequence GTGACATCCAGCGGGTCCGACGAGAGGGACACGACGACCACCTCCTCGGCGGTGGAGGTGTCCGCACCCTGGCTCCGCTCAGTGTGGGCCGGGGCGACCGGGGACGATCCGGGGCCCCTGGAGCCGGCCGACGAGCTGGCAGCCCTCGGCCTGTGGGGCGTCGACCGCGTGGTCGTGGTGGGCGCCGTCGAGACGGCCCTCGGCATCGAGCTCCCCGCCGACCTGGTCGCCGAGCTGCGTTCCGTGGGCGATCTCCTGCACTACGCCGGGACGCTGCGCGACCACCAGGCCTCTCCCCCACCCCCGGTCGAGGTCGCCCGGGAGCGCTGA
- a CDS encoding DUF6596 domain-containing protein produces MSDARQAVATVWRIESARIVGALARDTGDFALAEDLAQEALAEALVSWPRDGVPRQPAGWLMTVGRRRAIDAFRRRAGRDERYAALAHGLGEGGTVTGAAASPDPAAAGDLLSDPDRIDDDVLALVFIACHPLLAPEARVALTLRVVGGLTSDEIARAFLVPTATVQARITRAKKTLSAARVPFEVPPPEQRQERLGSVLSVLYVIFTEGSTATSGDDLIRPDLAHEAVRLARVLARLVPDEPEAQGLLALLELTAARFPARTGPDGDPVLLADQDRRRWDRAAIRRGRAALARAGQVGRGLGAYGLQAAIAEGHAVAASVEATDWERIVVLYEALGRLAPSPVVELNRAVALSMAQGPAAALRVVDDLVASEQLARSHLVPSVRGELLARLGRVEEARSELERAVDLCGNARERGLLDRKRRDLG; encoded by the coding sequence GTGAGCGACGCCCGCCAGGCCGTGGCCACGGTGTGGCGGATCGAGTCGGCCCGCATCGTCGGGGCGCTGGCCCGCGACACCGGCGACTTCGCCCTGGCCGAGGACCTGGCCCAGGAGGCGCTGGCCGAGGCGCTGGTGAGCTGGCCCCGCGACGGCGTGCCCCGCCAGCCGGCCGGGTGGCTGATGACGGTGGGCCGCCGGCGGGCGATCGACGCCTTCCGGCGGCGCGCCGGGCGCGACGAGCGCTACGCCGCCCTCGCCCACGGCTTGGGCGAGGGCGGCACCGTGACGGGGGCAGCGGCCTCCCCCGACCCGGCGGCGGCGGGCGACCTCCTGTCCGACCCGGACCGGATCGACGACGACGTGCTGGCCCTGGTCTTCATCGCCTGCCACCCCCTGCTGGCCCCCGAGGCCCGGGTGGCGCTCACCCTGCGGGTCGTCGGGGGCCTGACCAGCGACGAGATCGCCCGGGCGTTCCTGGTGCCCACGGCGACGGTGCAGGCCCGGATCACCCGGGCCAAGAAGACGCTGTCGGCGGCCCGGGTCCCCTTCGAGGTGCCGCCGCCCGAGCAGCGTCAGGAGCGGTTGGGCTCCGTGCTCAGCGTGCTCTACGTCATCTTCACCGAGGGGTCGACGGCGACCTCCGGCGACGACCTGATCCGGCCCGACCTGGCCCACGAGGCGGTCCGGCTGGCCCGGGTCCTGGCCCGCCTGGTGCCCGACGAGCCGGAGGCGCAGGGCCTTCTGGCGCTGTTGGAGCTGACCGCGGCCCGGTTCCCGGCCCGCACCGGCCCCGACGGCGACCCGGTGTTGTTGGCCGACCAGGACCGGCGGCGGTGGGACCGGGCCGCCATCCGGCGGGGACGCGCCGCCCTGGCCCGGGCCGGGCAGGTGGGGCGGGGCCTGGGCGCCTACGGCCTCCAGGCCGCCATCGCCGAGGGCCACGCCGTGGCCGCCTCGGTCGAGGCCACCGACTGGGAGCGGATCGTCGTGCTCTACGAGGCCCTCGGGCGGCTGGCCCCCTCCCCCGTCGTCGAGCTGAACCGGGCGGTGGCGCTCTCGATGGCCCAGGGGCCGGCCGCCGCCCTCCGGGTCGTCGACGACCTGGTCGCCTCGGAGCAGCTCGCCCGTTCCCACCTGGTGCCGAGCGTGCGGGGCGAGCTGCTGGCCCGACTGGGCCGGGTCGAGGAGGCCAGGTCGGAGCTGGAGCGGGCCGTCGACCTCTGCGGCAACGCCCGTGAACGCGGCCTGCTCGACCGCAAGCGCCGCGACCTCGGCTGA
- a CDS encoding glycosyltransferase family 39 protein encodes MTLAALGLALASSSWRITRRPLWIDEAFSLGATNQLVSTIRNTGGTMALYYVLLNGWTAVVGSSALALRSLSVALVLVVILVLSRLVHRLLPPNQADLTLVVVALMPAVLNLAQNARAYALVLALTVSCWTCLTRAVEADARDDRRSTRLWCLALVPLVVAGELSHGLFLLQVPPLVLSVAVHLRHRRRLLVTLVPAVVAGVATLAFLLLALDAENVGDWILPINRAQIEALATHLLARRWPLRAGLGVLVGVGAVALLRRPAPDPVSRWKAVAPLWWAFSPAVLLVALSVVRPSLLGRYVSGSLPALGILIAVGLHTLWRAVVPSLPVSSPDTSRRPSRAGRWALGALLVVAAISVPILDRVPRSGERFEDWDAVADHIGSHAQPGDGLVFIPIGGPQDNPDLLRAPFEAAWTGRSGPRVDLVALSPPRPLGQVRRLDAVLGPVELSARMAEHERVWVVLVPTGWSTFLDIRSREPAASRLRRGPTLVFHGGMQVVVLERV; translated from the coding sequence GTGACCCTCGCCGCCCTCGGGCTGGCGCTGGCCTCCTCCTCCTGGCGCATCACCCGGCGGCCCCTCTGGATCGACGAGGCCTTCTCTCTCGGTGCCACCAACCAGTTGGTCTCCACCATCAGGAACACCGGAGGGACCATGGCCCTCTACTACGTGCTGCTCAACGGGTGGACGGCCGTCGTCGGCTCGTCAGCCCTGGCCCTGCGCAGCCTGTCGGTGGCCCTGGTCCTGGTCGTGATCCTCGTCCTGTCGAGGCTGGTCCACCGGCTCCTCCCACCGAACCAGGCCGACCTCACCCTGGTGGTCGTCGCCCTCATGCCTGCCGTGCTGAACCTGGCCCAGAACGCCCGCGCCTATGCCCTCGTGCTGGCCCTGACGGTGAGCTGCTGGACGTGCCTCACCCGCGCCGTCGAGGCCGACGCCCGGGACGATCGACGATCGACCCGGCTCTGGTGCCTCGCCCTGGTGCCCCTGGTGGTGGCGGGCGAGCTGTCCCACGGCCTGTTCCTCCTCCAGGTGCCGCCGCTCGTCCTCAGCGTGGCCGTCCACCTCCGCCACCGGCGGCGACTGCTCGTGACCCTCGTCCCGGCAGTCGTTGCCGGTGTGGCGACGCTGGCCTTCCTGCTGCTCGCCCTCGACGCCGAGAACGTCGGTGACTGGATCCTCCCGATCAACCGGGCCCAGATCGAAGCCCTGGCCACCCACCTGTTGGCCCGCCGGTGGCCACTCCGCGCCGGGCTGGGCGTCCTGGTCGGGGTGGGAGCGGTGGCGCTGCTGCGGCGCCCGGCCCCCGACCCCGTCAGCCGGTGGAAGGCCGTGGCCCCCCTCTGGTGGGCGTTCTCACCCGCCGTCCTCCTGGTGGCCCTGTCGGTGGTCCGGCCCTCCCTGCTCGGCCGCTACGTGTCCGGCTCCCTCCCGGCCCTGGGCATCCTCATCGCCGTCGGTCTCCACACCCTGTGGCGGGCGGTCGTGCCCTCCCTCCCGGTGTCCAGCCCCGACACCTCGCGGCGCCCGAGCCGCGCCGGACGTTGGGCCCTCGGTGCCCTGCTCGTGGTGGCGGCCATCAGCGTCCCGATCCTCGACCGGGTGCCCCGATCCGGCGAGCGCTTCGAGGACTGGGACGCGGTGGCCGACCACATCGGGTCCCACGCCCAGCCCGGTGACGGCCTCGTCTTCATCCCCATCGGCGGGCCGCAGGACAACCCCGACCTCCTGCGGGCCCCGTTCGAAGCGGCGTGGACCGGCCGGTCCGGCCCCCGGGTGGACCTGGTCGCCCTCAGCCCGCCCCGACCCCTGGGCCAGGTCCGGCGCCTCGATGCCGTCCTGGGCCCCGTCGAGCTCAGCGCCCGCATGGCGGAGCACGAAAGGGTGTGGGTCGTGTTGGTGCCGACCGGATGGTCCACGTTCCTGGACATCCGATCCCGGGAACCGGCGGCCTCCCGGCTCCGTCGAGGACCGACCCTCGTCTTCCACGGCGGGATGCAGGTGGTCGTGCTCGAGCGGGTCTGA
- a CDS encoding GMC family oxidoreductase has product MGAIHDGRALVGERRGCDVVVVGSGAGGAVAAAELAEDGLSVIVVEEGPHRPTESFSGDDMAMVRALYRDGGATTTLGRPPITYNEGRCVGGSTVINGAMAWRTPERVLRRWQRDEEMPGLTPEALDPWFARVERLLSVAPQDPSSIGRDQHLLRQGAQRLGWRVVDNRRAQVHCAGCNRCLFGCPTGAKQSTLVSYLPRAMAFGAEVYAGCRVDRVRFRGKRAVGVEGTVVPEGGGPAAPFTVDASAVVVACGAIHTPALLVRSGVRSPSGRIGRGLWVHPGAQVTAVFSEPVEGWKGVHQAYQVREFEDDGVIMAAVNLPPALVARSLALDGAALGRAMEDYPRMVTAGVLVEDSSSGRVRVVRGRPVPTYDVTAADAARIARAVRLQAEALFAAGAVRVHLPFGPGDRVVTGMDELRGLPDPRPRDLDLLTVHLMGTAAMGGDPGRHVCDPDGRVRDTVGLSVLDASLFPSPVGTNPMETIMALSGRGAAALAEDLGRAR; this is encoded by the coding sequence ATGGGCGCCATCCACGACGGACGGGCCCTGGTGGGGGAGCGGCGGGGCTGCGACGTGGTCGTCGTCGGCTCCGGCGCCGGTGGCGCGGTGGCCGCCGCCGAGCTGGCCGAGGACGGGCTGTCGGTGATCGTCGTGGAGGAGGGCCCCCACCGGCCGACGGAGAGCTTCAGCGGCGACGACATGGCCATGGTGCGGGCGCTGTACCGGGACGGCGGCGCCACCACGACCCTGGGTCGGCCACCCATCACCTACAACGAGGGTCGCTGCGTCGGGGGGTCGACGGTGATCAACGGGGCCATGGCCTGGCGGACGCCGGAACGGGTGCTCCGCCGGTGGCAGCGCGACGAGGAGATGCCCGGCCTCACCCCCGAGGCGCTGGACCCCTGGTTCGCCAGGGTCGAGCGCCTCCTCTCGGTGGCGCCCCAGGACCCGTCCTCGATCGGCCGCGACCAGCACCTGCTGCGCCAGGGGGCCCAGCGGCTGGGGTGGCGGGTGGTCGACAACCGCCGCGCCCAGGTGCACTGCGCCGGGTGCAACCGCTGCCTGTTCGGGTGCCCGACCGGGGCCAAGCAGTCCACGCTGGTGTCGTACCTGCCGCGGGCCATGGCCTTCGGGGCCGAGGTGTACGCCGGCTGCCGGGTCGACCGGGTCCGGTTCCGGGGCAAGCGGGCCGTGGGCGTCGAGGGCACGGTGGTGCCCGAGGGGGGCGGGCCAGCGGCGCCGTTCACCGTCGACGCCTCGGCGGTGGTGGTGGCGTGCGGGGCCATCCACACCCCGGCGCTGCTGGTGCGCTCCGGTGTCCGCTCGCCCTCGGGCCGCATCGGCCGAGGGCTCTGGGTCCACCCGGGCGCCCAGGTCACGGCGGTGTTCAGCGAGCCGGTCGAGGGCTGGAAGGGCGTCCACCAGGCGTACCAGGTCCGTGAGTTCGAGGACGACGGGGTGATCATGGCCGCGGTCAACCTGCCGCCGGCGCTGGTGGCCCGATCGCTGGCCCTCGACGGCGCCGCGCTGGGCCGGGCCATGGAGGACTACCCGAGGATGGTCACCGCCGGGGTCCTGGTGGAGGACAGCAGCAGCGGCCGGGTGCGGGTGGTGCGGGGCCGGCCTGTCCCCACCTATGACGTCACCGCGGCCGACGCGGCGCGGATCGCCCGGGCGGTGCGACTCCAGGCCGAGGCCCTGTTCGCGGCGGGCGCCGTGCGGGTCCACCTGCCCTTCGGCCCCGGGGACCGTGTGGTCACGGGCATGGACGAGCTGCGCGGCCTGCCCGACCCCCGGCCCCGGGACCTGGACCTGCTGACCGTGCACTTGATGGGGACCGCGGCCATGGGCGGCGACCCCGGGCGGCACGTCTGCGACCCCGACGGCCGCGTGCGGGACACGGTGGGCCTCTCCGTGCTCGACGCCAGCCTGTTCCCGTCGCCGGTCGGCACCAACCCGATGGAGACGATCATGGCCCTGAGCGGACGCGGCGCGGCCGCCCTGGCCGAGGACCTGGGGAGGGCCCGGTGA
- a CDS encoding TetR/AcrR family transcriptional regulator: TARADATELTGERIVDAMLERLRTTPYERVRIDDIASDAGVTAQTVIRRFGGKPTLMTTTVERELGRIAATREAAARSTPGETVRALVEHYERYGLLILKTYAEAPLVPGLPEIVARGRAYHVDWCRRAFAEHVAPGSDEPTRERRLAQIVAVCDATTWRILRFDGGLDPESTEQAIIELLTPLLR; the protein is encoded by the coding sequence ACGGCGCGTGCGGACGCGACGGAGCTCACGGGCGAGCGCATCGTCGATGCGATGCTCGAGCGACTGCGGACGACTCCGTATGAGCGGGTGCGCATCGACGACATCGCCTCTGACGCCGGAGTGACCGCTCAGACCGTCATCCGCCGCTTCGGGGGGAAGCCCACGCTCATGACGACGACGGTGGAGCGCGAACTGGGCCGTATCGCCGCCACCCGTGAGGCAGCGGCACGGTCGACACCGGGCGAGACGGTGCGCGCCCTGGTGGAGCACTACGAGCGGTACGGGCTCCTGATCCTCAAGACGTACGCCGAGGCGCCGCTCGTGCCGGGGCTGCCCGAGATCGTGGCGCGGGGTCGCGCATACCACGTCGACTGGTGCCGCCGGGCCTTCGCGGAGCACGTCGCTCCCGGGTCGGACGAGCCGACCCGGGAGCGACGCCTTGCTCAGATCGTTGCCGTGTGCGATGCGACCACCTGGCGCATCCTGCGCTTCGACGGCGGTCTCGACCCCGAGTCGACGGAGCAGGCGATCATCGAACTGCTGACGCCGCTGCTCCGTTGA
- a CDS encoding DUF4383 domain-containing protein, whose amino-acid sequence MAARRPAAAAPSESGRVADLGGRPVDAPLARRFATVVAIAFLAVGVLGFVPGITSDLGDITFAGHESEAELLGIFQVSILHNIVHLLFGIAGVAVARTAAASRNFLIWGGAIYLVLWIFGMFVAGDNPANFVPVNTADNWLHFVLGVGMIALGLLLTRDRTTTRRRSTV is encoded by the coding sequence ATGGCTGCTCGCCGACCTGCTGCCGCCGCCCCGTCCGAGAGCGGCCGCGTCGCCGACCTCGGCGGCCGTCCCGTCGATGCCCCGCTGGCCCGCCGGTTCGCCACTGTGGTCGCCATCGCCTTCCTGGCCGTGGGCGTCCTGGGCTTCGTGCCCGGCATCACCAGCGACCTGGGCGACATCACCTTCGCCGGCCACGAGTCCGAGGCGGAGCTGCTCGGCATCTTCCAGGTGTCGATCCTGCACAACATCGTCCACCTCCTCTTCGGCATCGCGGGCGTCGCGGTCGCACGGACCGCGGCGGCGTCCCGCAATTTCCTGATATGGGGCGGTGCGATCTACCTCGTGCTGTGGATCTTCGGGATGTTCGTGGCGGGGGACAACCCGGCCAACTTCGTCCCGGTGAACACCGCCGACAACTGGCTGCACTTCGTGCTCGGCGTGGGCATGATCGCCCTCGGCCTGCTGCTCACGCGCGACCGCACGACCACCCGCCGTCGCAGCACGGTCTAG
- a CDS encoding aminoglycoside adenylyltransferase domain-containing protein — translation MHPTVERAVERYLAQVDRLLPGLVTGFYVVGSTAYDAYRDGRSDIDFVAVVDDDLTPAQLRRLRIQHQQSGMHTALSALGRRRSPTTGTCNGVFIRSTDLSQPVSAITPVAHHVGVSFGTGPAGSDVSPVAWKTLAERGIPVRGPDPSTLGLDPQLELLRSWNHGNLESYWRPWAGRVHRSPRRWFTGRPRYWTAWGTLGPPRLHCTMATGEVVSKEAAGEYALDVFPSRWHPLIIDALAYVRSQPDQLRWSPAQRGRRTADFVDEVIASGTDLP, via the coding sequence ATGCACCCGACGGTCGAGCGAGCGGTCGAGCGGTACCTGGCCCAGGTAGACCGTCTGTTGCCGGGGCTGGTCACTGGCTTCTACGTGGTTGGTTCGACGGCGTACGACGCCTACCGGGACGGACGCAGCGACATCGATTTCGTGGCCGTGGTGGACGACGACCTCACCCCGGCCCAGCTGCGCCGCCTGCGCATCCAGCACCAGCAGAGCGGGATGCACACGGCGCTGTCGGCGTTAGGCCGGCGCCGGTCCCCGACCACGGGCACGTGCAACGGCGTCTTCATCCGATCCACCGACCTGTCTCAGCCCGTGAGCGCGATCACACCGGTGGCTCACCACGTCGGCGTGTCCTTCGGCACGGGCCCGGCGGGGTCCGACGTCAGCCCCGTGGCCTGGAAGACCCTCGCCGAACGGGGCATACCCGTGCGCGGGCCCGACCCGTCCACCCTGGGGTTGGACCCCCAGCTCGAGCTGCTGCGCTCCTGGAACCACGGCAACCTGGAGAGCTACTGGCGGCCGTGGGCCGGGCGGGTCCACCGTTCTCCCCGCCGGTGGTTCACCGGCCGGCCGCGTTACTGGACGGCCTGGGGAACGCTGGGCCCGCCCCGCCTCCACTGCACCATGGCGACCGGTGAGGTCGTGTCGAAGGAGGCCGCCGGCGAGTACGCCCTCGACGTCTTCCCGTCGAGGTGGCACCCCCTCATCATCGACGCCCTGGCCTACGTCCGGTCCCAACCCGACCAACTGCGGTGGTCACCGGCCCAGCGGGGCCGGCGAACGGCGGATTTCGTGGACGAGGTCATCGCTTCGGGGACCGACCTGCCCTGA
- a CDS encoding glycosyltransferase family 2 protein, whose translation MTDEPPTPEPTPEPAAGGVERARGFVARARRAPGAVDDLARSVEAIGSQLAEVRTALARVEQLGWDGRLDTRGGVEAVGGELHRLRDHVDAVGQQVAALDGTVVAHAAAVRRTVQAPARAAAAAALRERLGPAPDLRPGLSVFTLCWNHGALLATSVRSAQSVLDLLPPEEQGEILVLDDASTDATPAVAAALTAEDPRIRVIRADENLGLGHARNTLLHAARTRHALQLDADDVAVAAGVIDLYRMAVRTGASVTFGTIVQTDADGAALGTVSNEPPTAAFFRSNYIGTIAVSDVAAYREMGGWPTDPLLEHVDDWSSLHQVITEGRLVAFVPTLAAVYREWPTGFHHTVPDPRLGQERIARAFDPVGRHRGDDALAGVAAVAIHPSTGPLWATPEAIALDPTLAPTPPPPVRVPSPTARILLVGPGGVANLGDDAITVRAVHRARAAFGPDVALDVITDGPPVQAFGGRARWLLPLNMAIHGLTADQLGALPPVLEHAPERAGADQARWRPFDPAAYDAAVFLGCGLSSRWAEGTIVPRALLAAALRTARVPVAYSGQGYVIDDDGRDLMAAFLGGAVALGCRDDASAAFASSLPGVDPHVVTVTGDDALGLAPAADAPALAALDRPTLAVTVRRADYVGAPEGDPVRRWALAADALAAARGWDVLGVALNAQPPEPEIVTLATLRTMVPLRARWRLVECGSNPARLVAAVSGAVAVATQSYHAALFGLGAGVPSVLGAASAYYEAKAVGLAGLAGLPEAFAVTDPDDLPGALDAVTGTMAARPAPLAEASRAADAWWSALPAALGVTVRAAV comes from the coding sequence ATGACCGACGAGCCGCCGACCCCCGAGCCGACCCCCGAGCCGGCGGCCGGCGGCGTCGAGCGGGCCCGGGGCTTCGTGGCCCGGGCCCGGCGGGCACCCGGCGCGGTCGACGACCTGGCCCGGTCCGTCGAGGCCATCGGCTCCCAGCTGGCCGAGGTGCGCACCGCCCTGGCCCGGGTCGAGCAGCTCGGCTGGGACGGCCGCCTCGACACCCGCGGCGGCGTCGAGGCCGTGGGCGGCGAGTTGCACCGGCTGCGCGACCACGTCGATGCCGTGGGCCAGCAGGTCGCCGCCCTCGACGGCACCGTCGTCGCCCACGCCGCGGCCGTCCGCCGCACGGTTCAGGCGCCGGCACGCGCCGCCGCGGCCGCCGCCCTCCGCGAGCGGCTGGGCCCCGCCCCCGATCTCCGGCCCGGCCTGTCGGTCTTCACCCTGTGCTGGAACCACGGGGCGCTGCTGGCGACCTCGGTGCGCAGTGCCCAATCCGTCCTCGACCTCCTGCCGCCCGAGGAGCAGGGCGAGATCCTCGTCCTCGACGACGCCTCCACCGACGCCACCCCCGCCGTCGCCGCCGCCCTGACCGCCGAGGACCCCCGCATCCGGGTGATCCGGGCCGACGAGAACCTGGGCCTGGGCCACGCCCGCAACACCCTCCTGCACGCCGCCCGCACCCGCCACGCCCTCCAGCTCGACGCCGACGACGTCGCCGTCGCCGCCGGTGTGATCGATCTCTACCGCATGGCCGTCCGCACCGGCGCCAGCGTCACGTTCGGCACCATCGTCCAGACCGACGCCGACGGCGCCGCCCTCGGCACGGTGTCGAACGAGCCGCCCACCGCCGCCTTCTTCCGCTCCAACTACATCGGCACCATCGCCGTCAGCGACGTGGCCGCCTACCGGGAGATGGGCGGATGGCCCACCGACCCGCTGCTCGAGCACGTCGACGACTGGTCGTCGTTGCACCAGGTCATCACCGAGGGCCGGCTGGTGGCCTTCGTGCCCACCCTCGCCGCCGTGTACCGGGAGTGGCCGACCGGCTTCCACCACACCGTGCCCGACCCCCGCCTGGGCCAGGAGCGCATCGCCCGTGCCTTCGACCCCGTCGGCCGCCACCGCGGCGACGACGCCCTCGCGGGCGTGGCCGCGGTTGCCATCCACCCCTCCACCGGCCCGCTGTGGGCCACGCCCGAGGCCATCGCCCTCGACCCGACCCTCGCCCCGACCCCGCCCCCGCCGGTGCGGGTCCCGTCGCCCACCGCCCGCATCCTGCTCGTGGGCCCGGGCGGAGTGGCCAACCTGGGCGACGACGCCATCACCGTGCGCGCCGTCCACCGGGCCCGGGCCGCGTTCGGACCCGACGTCGCCCTCGACGTGATCACCGATGGCCCGCCCGTCCAGGCGTTCGGCGGCCGGGCCCGCTGGCTCCTGCCCCTGAACATGGCGATCCACGGTCTCACCGCCGACCAGCTCGGGGCCCTGCCGCCCGTCCTCGAGCACGCGCCCGAACGGGCCGGGGCCGACCAGGCCCGGTGGCGGCCGTTCGACCCCGCCGCCTACGACGCCGCCGTGTTCCTCGGCTGCGGGCTGTCGTCACGCTGGGCCGAGGGCACGATCGTCCCCCGGGCCCTCCTGGCGGCCGCCCTCCGCACTGCGAGGGTCCCCGTGGCCTACTCCGGCCAGGGGTATGTGATCGACGACGACGGTCGCGACCTGATGGCCGCCTTCCTGGGCGGCGCCGTCGCCCTCGGCTGCCGCGACGACGCATCGGCCGCCTTCGCCTCCAGCCTCCCCGGCGTCGACCCCCACGTCGTCACCGTCACCGGCGACGACGCACTGGGGCTGGCTCCGGCCGCCGACGCGCCGGCGCTCGCCGCCCTCGACCGGCCGACCCTGGCCGTCACGGTCCGCCGGGCCGACTACGTCGGTGCGCCCGAGGGCGACCCGGTCCGCCGGTGGGCCCTGGCCGCCGACGCGCTGGCCGCGGCACGGGGTTGGGATGTGCTCGGCGTGGCCCTCAACGCGCAGCCGCCCGAGCCCGAGATCGTCACCCTCGCCACCCTCCGGACCATGGTCCCGCTCCGGGCCCGCTGGCGCCTGGTGGAGTGCGGCTCGAACCCGGCCCGCCTGGTCGCCGCCGTGTCCGGCGCCGTCGCCGTGGCCACGCAGTCGTACCACGCCGCCCTGTTCGGGCTGGGCGCCGGGGTGCCGTCGGTGCTCGGGGCGGCCTCCGCCTACTACGAGGCCAAGGCGGTCGGTCTCGCCGGCCTGGCCGGGCTGCCGGAGGCGTTCGCCGTCACCGACCCCGACGACCTGCCCGGTGCCCTCGACGCCGTCACCGGCACCATGGCCGCTCGCCCCGCCCCCCTGGCCGAGGCGTCCCGGGCCGCCGACGCCTGGTGGTCGGCCCTCCCCGCCGCCCTGGGCGTGACGGTACGAGCAGCGGTGTGA
- a CDS encoding YciI family protein: protein MKYMLIMRATDGASAEFQDVDFQEVVDSMGRFNHELISAGVLVAAEGLDDAAQGVVVDYSSQPPVVTDGPYGETKELFGGFWILDVASKEEAVEWAKRAPLAGPGLKTEIRRVASIDEFPQDNEWVQKERAWRESTGQL from the coding sequence ATGAAGTACATGCTGATCATGCGGGCCACCGACGGGGCCTCCGCCGAGTTCCAGGACGTGGACTTCCAGGAGGTCGTGGACTCCATGGGCCGGTTCAACCACGAGCTGATCTCGGCCGGCGTCCTGGTCGCCGCCGAGGGCCTGGACGACGCGGCCCAGGGCGTCGTCGTCGACTACTCGTCGCAGCCCCCGGTGGTGACCGACGGGCCCTACGGTGAGACCAAGGAGCTGTTCGGCGGCTTCTGGATCCTCGACGTCGCATCCAAGGAGGAGGCGGTCGAGTGGGCCAAGCGGGCCCCCTTGGCCGGCCCCGGCCTGAAGACCGAGATCCGCCGGGTCGCCAGCATTGACGAGTTCCCGCAGGACAACGAGTGGGTCCAGAAGGAGCGGGCGTGGCGGGAGTCCACCGGCCAGCTGTGA
- a CDS encoding phosphopantetheine-binding protein, whose protein sequence is MAHETIEGFGRELAEMLEVDPPGVVSVGDDLFADWGLDSIQFFQVIVFVEEMAEVDVLPPNPPEVFTVGDAYAYYRSLLA, encoded by the coding sequence GTGGCGCACGAAACGATCGAGGGGTTCGGGCGGGAGCTGGCCGAGATGCTGGAGGTCGACCCACCCGGGGTGGTGAGCGTCGGCGACGACCTGTTCGCCGATTGGGGCCTCGACTCCATCCAGTTCTTCCAGGTGATCGTCTTCGTGGAGGAGATGGCCGAGGTGGACGTGCTCCCGCCGAACCCCCCCGAGGTGTTCACCGTCGGCGACGCCTACGCCTACTACCGGTCGCTGCTGGCGTGA